A window of bacterium genomic DNA:
AAGAAAGCAGTTTCATACTGAATTACTTTGGCGGTCCTGAGCAAGACAACGATACTAAATCGATGCGGCACTTCTTCGACATGAGTTTCAATCACGAATTGACAGAAAGCGTTGCCCTCGGAGCAAACTACGATTACGGTATTGAGCAGGACACCACCAATGCCAAAAACATTTTCACTGGAGCTGGATTGTATGTTACGTATAAGCCGGAAAAACGCTGGTCGTTGGCGTTTCGTGCGGATGTCTTTGAAGATCGTTCCGGGATTCAAACTGGCAGCGGGCTACCCCATTTTACTCTGCAAGGATACACACTTACCCCTCAGTGGGAGTTAACCAAGAATCTTTTGATCCGTAGCGACTTGCGAATCGATGCTGCGAATGCAAAGGTCTACCCGACTGACACCGATTTTATTTCTACTCAGCCGACAATAACATTGAATGCAGTGTATCACTTCTAACAGGTTCGTCAATGCGATTATGTGAAAGGGGCGCCATACGGCGCCCCTTCAGTTAGATCTGAAAAAACTCAATCTCCAGTGAAGATTTGATCAATGGGATCGGCGATGAGAAGGGCTGGGACCATCCGTTCTACCCTTAAAACGCCTGCTTGTAACAATGGATCGTTACGTTGATAAGTCACCAACGATGCGATTTTCAGGAAAAAGGCGACTCGGAGATTCATTACGGTTTGTTGAGTAAACTCACGACCGGAAACTTTTTCATAATACTCTCCTAAATTCTTGGCAATGCCGGGGTAATCGACTTTCGGTGGAAATTCAATCCCATAGCGTTGCTTACTTAACAATGGGTTTAGCACCATGATATCGGCGAACAAGTACCCCAAATCCAAGGATGGATCACCAAATCCCATCCGTTCCAAATTCAGCAGTGCGGTGACCTTTCCCTCGTAATCGATCGAAACTTGCAAGTCCGAAAAGTCACCGTGAATAAGCCGTTTTTGTTCCGGTTTCCACTCTTTGGCAATGCCTTTCAATGCATCACGTACTTCGCTATTCCAGTACTTTCTTACAACGCCAAGCTCCGCCATCTGACGAAGCCATTCGTTTACCGGGTAGTTCTCGATAGCTCCAGAGTCCGGTAACAAACTGTGCATTTTTGATAACACATCCATTGTTGGCATGTATAACGCTTGTAATTTGTCGAACCCGTCGCGGGAGCGTAAAGCAGCGGTTTTTCCTAACGGTTGTCCATTAGGTCTTGACAACAAAACACAGTGGGCATTGGCATAAGGTTTTGCTTTTCCCCAGAGAATGTCAGCAGTTGTCGGTAGCCCGGCAGCATGAATTCGGACATAGTTTAGCTCTTCGCTTCGGGCATCTGCTTCGGTAGTGAACAATTTGAGGATAAACTCACGGTCATTGCCTGAGGTATCTGCTACAGAAAGTGACCAGCTCTCAAAAGGTTGTAAAATTTCTGGTTGAAACAGCGTTCGAAGCTCAATCGGATTAACCCGGATCCCCTCCTCTGCGAGGATAGCAGAATTCTGGTCCAAAAAAGCTGCGACTTTTGGTTTTGCTTTCTGCTGACCACGCTCGTCGAGCAGAACCGGTACCCGGGATGCACGGCATCCAAATAAACCGATTAGTACTATGAAAAGACCAACTGGTATGCTTTTCCGCATGAATTCTCCCGTGAAAAGATTGTGATGGATGTAACTTGAGTCACATCGGCGACAAGTAAACTTGTGTCCCGAAACATCTATGTCTGGAAGAAGATACGGAATTTCATTTCTCCCTGCTGCCGTGAATTCGTTCACATGTTTTTCACGATTCTGAACAATTTTGTACATTGTTTTCTATATGAATATACCGGAGCTCCGGTAAGCGATGATTATTCTCAAAAAAGGAGTAAGCAATGCGAACGATGATATTGTGGTTCGCCGTCCTGATGCTCACCGTTACTGCCTTTGCCCAATCTGCTATCATAAACGAATGGTCGCAGGGGAATGGTGGAAATAAGGAATGGATGGAGTATCTGGTTATTCAAAACAATCTCGATATCCGGGGATGGCAAGTTTGGGACGAAACCCAGCTTTACACGACATTCAACGCATCGAATGAAATGTGGAGCGCTGTTCCGGCAGGCACTATCATTGTTGTATACAATGGAAACGACCGTGATGTAACACTGCCTGCCAAAGATTCGCTGTTGACTGATGGAAATTATCTCATTTGTGTCAATCACAACGATGCTAACCTTTTCACAGCTGGCACATGGGGTGGGTATGGCAACACAAACCTGAGTGACAACCCTCGTTTGATTTTGAGTGATGGTACCACCATTGTACACGACTGGGATAATGGCAACAACACATCGTTTTCCGTGAATACGCTGCGTCCTGCGGGCAATCAAGCAGTGAAGTATGCAAGTAATACCGCTGTCGGTGTCTTAACAGCAACGAACTGGGCACGTATTGCTGCCACTGCTGGTAATGTGACACCCGGTGAAGGAAATGGTGGTGATAATTCGACGTGGATCGCTTCGCTGCGCGGACAAACAGCACCACCAGTCATCGAGAGCGTATCCCGCGTTGCCCAGAATCCGACACCAAACACCGCAATTGCAATTGACGCAACAATATCTGGTACCACAAGCCCAACGGTGAATATCCGTTACAAGTTAAATGAAACCGGAGATTACCAGTCGGTAGCTATGTCATCGGCAGGCGGTAACTGGTGGACTGGTAGCATTCCCGGACAACCGGAAGGAATGTTGGTCTCCTATTATGTGGAAGCCAGCAATCAAGGATCCAGTGTTGTCAGATCTCCCTCCTCAGATTCGCGTTTCCGGGTCTACAGCACCGTTTTGGGAACCGGAACCGTCGTTGTAAACGAGATTATGTACAACATCAACACGACGAATTCACAGGAATGGATCGAGTTTTACAACAATACCGCCTCTGCCATCGATCTCTCTTACTTCATGTTGATGGACAACAACGCCCGCTCGTATACGCTTCCGTTGGGAACAACAATCGGCGCTGGAGAGTATCGTGTTGCACCCTATGCGACGGCGCAATTTTTGCTTGACTATCCCGGTTTCAATGCTGCATTATTGTTACCACCCTTTAACTTTGAATTCTCGATTCCCAGCGATCAAGTGCGGCTGTTCGATGTAAACGGCAATCTCGTCGACGTGGTGAATTACACGACTTCATCGCCTTGGCCATCCGCCTCGGCTGGCTACAGTATCGAACTAAGTGATGCATCGCTCGATAACGACGTCGGCGCGAACTGGCACCTTGCCGGCGATTTGGGTGGTACACCGGGCGCGGCAAACAGTGGCGGTGTCGATATCATACCTCCTTCGTTTACAGCAGTTACTTGGATTTCACCGACAGTATTGCTGTTAAATTTTAGTGAGCCGGTCCGCCATGATACGATGCTGATTGCGGAACACTACGCAATCAACAGTGTGGCACTCACTTCGACTTCGTTCGATAGCGCAGTCCTCAGTGCAGATAACAAACAGGTGAAGTTGTATCTCGATAACACTGCGGCACTTCTGGTCGGTCAATCGTACACAATTTCCGTACTCAACTTTTACGATGCGGCTGGAAATGTAACCACCTCGCAAGACCAAACTTTGCTGTATCTGCGACCGGCGTTACAAGTTACCGAGATCATGTATAACCCATCGCACAACGATACATATTATGAGTGGTTTGAAATTCTCAATACCACGACCGATTCAATCAACATGCGTGACTACATCTTAGCGGATAACAATGCGCGTGACACCATCGATATCGATTTGTGGGTACGTCCGCAACGTTACGTAGTCTTTGGGGTCCATCGCGATTCTTTACTAAGTATCGGTATTCCCTGTGCATGGCAGTATACCAGCGGTTTGGCATTATCCAATTCCGGTGACCGGGTGGTCGTTTATACTCCAAGCGGCGTATTAATCGACAGCGTTCGTTACGGCGTACTTCCGCCATGGCCGGTAAATCCAACACCATTGGATACAGGACGCTCCATCGCGCTGTACAATCCAATGGCGAACAATGATTTCTCCGACTACTGGTTCAGTTCAATTATTTTAATGGCAAATGGGGAGTATGGCACACCGGGACAAGTTTTCTTAGTAGAGCCTGTGATTGTCACTAATCCGTTATCAGGCGACTTTGGGAACGTAAATCCGGGTACCACCGATACTTTGCAAGTTGTGGTGAGAAATACCGGTAACGGTGATTTAGTGATAACAAACCTAACCACCCCAGCTAACATTGTACCGAGCTGGACATCGGCAACTATCGAAGCGCTCGATTCGATGATTTTGGAGCTGTACTGGACACCGCCAACCGCTGGTACTTTACAAGATACCGTGCGGTTCACATCAAATGCTGTGAATATCGAGTATGTTCTTCCGGTAACGGGTGTTGCCCAAGTACCAGCACCACCACCGGCGCCGGAAAACTTAACAGCGATTCGGATTAACTCCGATGTGTTCTTACAGTGGACAGCTTCGGAAGGGGCAGTGCTTTATCGGATATATGCGGCTGAAGTCGCAAATGGTCAATGGACGGAAATCGGGACTTCGATGAATACAACATTTACCGATACGAATGTCCTTGGCAGCTTCACGCATCGCTACTACCGAGTAACCGCGAATAACTAATAGTCATTTTGTATTGACTGACAGAGGGCGCATGTAAGTGCGCCCTTTTGTTATTGGCTTATTTGGAAATCGGGATTTGGTATCTTATACTTGATACTAAGTATCATGTAGAAGTAACATGAAGACAACCATTGAACAAGAAATTCGTAATGCGGGATTAATCGTAACCCCTGTTCGGGTGTTGCTGTTAAAAACGCTTCGTTCCGCAGGCAAACCCCTCTCGGTAGAACAGGTTGCGGAACGACTACTTAGCGCTCCCGATACTCCCGGTCGAGCCTCGCTCTTTCGGAATCTCGATGCATTTGTCCGCACCGGATTAGCTGAACGGTTGCGATTCAATGTTCGCACCAGCTTATATCTCGCCTGTAGCCGTAACGTAGAAGACCACCATCACCATATTGTGTGCACAATATGCAAGCGGATGCTTCCAGTCGATATCTGTTTAAACCGGAAAACCCTACAAACAGTGGAAAGTACAACGCTCTTTCGCATTACCGGACACACCTTGCAATTGTTCGGCACTTGCGCTTCCTGCGATGCAACTCAGAGTATGCAAAAAAAACCACAAACAAGACGAGGAAATCGTGGAACTTGAAATCGGTACCTCTTTACTCATGGCAATTGCTTTAGGATCGTTGCATGTCCTCGAACCGGTCCATGGCAGATCGATTTTTTATGCGATTTTGGTGGGTAGCAGCCGCTCGGTGTGGCGAGTGATACGGTTTGGTGTTGCAGTAACCTTAAGTCACATTTTAACAGCGTTACTCATCGCACTTTTTGCCTATTTGATTGGTGAACGTATTGGCGCAGAACAGTTAACTCGCGGTGGTCAAATCATTGGTATCACACTCTCGTTTGTCATCGGATTGGTTATGTTGCGGTCGGCTATTCGCTCACATCGGGAACACATTGATCCAGAGTGCCATTGTGTATGCCATACGATAGAAGAGGATGACGAAAAAGATAAGCCTGAGCATCAACACAAACACCCACCAAAATCAACCCATCAGCACAACCACAAACATTTCGATGTCAATAGTTCAGTCACTTTGTTAGGAATTTCGGGGGGGATTATTCCCTGTTCTGCTTCAGTAGCGACGTTAATTCTTGCAATATCCACCGGGAAACTTGCCGCCGGATTACAAGCGATGGTTGCATTTGGACTCGGATTGGGTGTCACCCTTACCGTTGTTGGAATCATCACGGTTTACTCGACTGGAAAACTAACCTTTTTCGATTCACCAAAGGTTGCCGGTTTTGTCCGGTTTGCCCCATCGATTCTGGTACTGGTAGTGTCGGTTTTGTCGTTGATTTTCCTATACTTTTCGCAACACGATCACCACATTATCATATCTTAATTCTCTCTGAGGAGACTGTGCTGAAATCGGTTCTATCGGTTGCACAGTATCATTTCCTGCGGTATTTTTACTTTTTACCTAACCCTCACAAATTTACCGGAGTTACCAATGGATATTATGGACATTTATGCTCGTGAAGTCTTAGACTCGCGCGGCAATCCCACCGTGGAAGTGGAAGTAACGTTGGAAGACGGCGCATTTGCCAACGCAATCGTTCCATCGGGAGCATCGACCGGTGTACACGAAGCATTGGAAATGCGTGACGGCGACGCACATCGCTACTTGGGGAAAGGCGTATTGAAAGCAGTAGAAAATGTGAACGATCTCATTGCGCCGAAACTGGTTGGGTTCGATGCGTTCGATCAAATTGCTTTGGATGAAGCGATGATCGATATCGATGGTACCGAAAACAAGTCGAAACTTGGAGCGAATGCTATCTTAGGCGTTTCAATGGCGGTCGCCCGGGCGGCTGCAATATCATTAGGTTTGCCGTTGTACCGTTATCTTGGCGGCGTCAATTCTCGCTATCTGCCAGTACCTCTGATGAACGTGTTGAACGGTGGCGCTCATGCTCAATCGAAAGTCGATTTTCAAGAGTTCATGCTGGTACCGAGTGGATTCGAGACCTTCCGCGAAGCGTTACGGGCTGGTGCTGAGACGTTCCATGCTTTGAAAAAAGTATTAAAAACCAAGGGATACGCCACCGGTGTCGGTGACGAAGGCGGTTATGCCCCGGACTTGTCGGCTAACGAAATGGCTGTCGAATTGATTCTCGAAGCGATTGTTAGTGCTGGCTACAAACCCGGCGAACAAATTTCCATCGCGTTGGATGTTGCCGCCAGTGAATTCTATGACGAAAACAAGAAACTGTACGTCTTAAAAGGGGAAGGCCGCGAATTGACCTCCGAAAAACTGATTGAAATCTATCACGACTGGACCCACAAGTATCCGATTGTGTCGATTGAAGATGGTATGGCGGAAGACGATTGGGAAGGCTGGAAGGCGTTGACCGATGACCTTGGCGATGAAGTACAATTAGTCGGAGACGATATCTTCGTGACCAATCCCGAACGACTCGACCGCGGAATTGAAGAAGGTATTGCCAATGCGATTCTGATTAAATTGAACCAAATTGGAACAGTGACCGAGACTCTCGAAACCATCGAGTTGGCAAAACTCAACGGGTACGCTTGTGTGATAAGCCATCGCAGCGGTGAAACTGAGGATACTACGATTGCCGATTTAGCGGTTGCGACCAATGCCGGTCAAATCAAAACGGGCAGTGCCTCGCGCAGTGAGCGAATCGCCAAGTACAACCAGTTACTGCGGATAGAAGAAGAATTGGCTGACAGTGCGATTTATTACGGAACGCAAATGTAACATCTACGAATTCACAAGTATATTCGTAGTATATGTTTCACTGCTGTGAAATCAGTGAAAAGTAGTTAGTTGAATAAACAGGCGAGCGATGAAAAGCTTGC
This region includes:
- a CDS encoding outer membrane beta-barrel protein — its product is ESSFILNYFGGPEQDNDTKSMRHFFDMSFNHELTESVALGANYDYGIEQDTTNAKNIFTGAGLYVTYKPEKRWSLAFRADVFEDRSGIQTGSGLPHFTLQGYTLTPQWELTKNLLIRSDLRIDAANAKVYPTDTDFISTQPTITLNAVYHF
- a CDS encoding phosphotransferase, with translation MRKSIPVGLFIVLIGLFGCRASRVPVLLDERGQQKAKPKVAAFLDQNSAILAEEGIRVNPIELRTLFQPEILQPFESWSLSVADTSGNDREFILKLFTTEADARSEELNYVRIHAAGLPTTADILWGKAKPYANAHCVLLSRPNGQPLGKTAALRSRDGFDKLQALYMPTMDVLSKMHSLLPDSGAIENYPVNEWLRQMAELGVVRKYWNSEVRDALKGIAKEWKPEQKRLIHGDFSDLQVSIDYEGKVTALLNLERMGFGDPSLDLGYLFADIMVLNPLLSKQRYGIEFPPKVDYPGIAKNLGEYYEKVSGREFTQQTVMNLRVAFFLKIASLVTYQRNDPLLQAGVLRVERMVPALLIADPIDQIFTGD
- a CDS encoding lamin tail domain-containing protein, coding for MRTMILWFAVLMLTVTAFAQSAIINEWSQGNGGNKEWMEYLVIQNNLDIRGWQVWDETQLYTTFNASNEMWSAVPAGTIIVVYNGNDRDVTLPAKDSLLTDGNYLICVNHNDANLFTAGTWGGYGNTNLSDNPRLILSDGTTIVHDWDNGNNTSFSVNTLRPAGNQAVKYASNTAVGVLTATNWARIAATAGNVTPGEGNGGDNSTWIASLRGQTAPPVIESVSRVAQNPTPNTAIAIDATISGTTSPTVNIRYKLNETGDYQSVAMSSAGGNWWTGSIPGQPEGMLVSYYVEASNQGSSVVRSPSSDSRFRVYSTVLGTGTVVVNEIMYNINTTNSQEWIEFYNNTASAIDLSYFMLMDNNARSYTLPLGTTIGAGEYRVAPYATAQFLLDYPGFNAALLLPPFNFEFSIPSDQVRLFDVNGNLVDVVNYTTSSPWPSASAGYSIELSDASLDNDVGANWHLAGDLGGTPGAANSGGVDIIPPSFTAVTWISPTVLLLNFSEPVRHDTMLIAEHYAINSVALTSTSFDSAVLSADNKQVKLYLDNTAALLVGQSYTISVLNFYDAAGNVTTSQDQTLLYLRPALQVTEIMYNPSHNDTYYEWFEILNTTTDSINMRDYILADNNARDTIDIDLWVRPQRYVVFGVHRDSLLSIGIPCAWQYTSGLALSNSGDRVVVYTPSGVLIDSVRYGVLPPWPVNPTPLDTGRSIALYNPMANNDFSDYWFSSIILMANGEYGTPGQVFLVEPVIVTNPLSGDFGNVNPGTTDTLQVVVRNTGNGDLVITNLTTPANIVPSWTSATIEALDSMILELYWTPPTAGTLQDTVRFTSNAVNIEYVLPVTGVAQVPAPPPAPENLTAIRINSDVFLQWTASEGAVLYRIYAAEVANGQWTEIGTSMNTTFTDTNVLGSFTHRYYRVTANN
- a CDS encoding transcriptional repressor is translated as MKTTIEQEIRNAGLIVTPVRVLLLKTLRSAGKPLSVEQVAERLLSAPDTPGRASLFRNLDAFVRTGLAERLRFNVRTSLYLACSRNVEDHHHHIVCTICKRMLPVDICLNRKTLQTVESTTLFRITGHTLQLFGTCASCDATQSMQKKPQTRRGNRGT
- a CDS encoding sulfite exporter TauE/SafE family protein codes for the protein MELEIGTSLLMAIALGSLHVLEPVHGRSIFYAILVGSSRSVWRVIRFGVAVTLSHILTALLIALFAYLIGERIGAEQLTRGGQIIGITLSFVIGLVMLRSAIRSHREHIDPECHCVCHTIEEDDEKDKPEHQHKHPPKSTHQHNHKHFDVNSSVTLLGISGGIIPCSASVATLILAISTGKLAAGLQAMVAFGLGLGVTLTVVGIITVYSTGKLTFFDSPKVAGFVRFAPSILVLVVSVLSLIFLYFSQHDHHIIIS
- the eno gene encoding phosphopyruvate hydratase, which translates into the protein MDIMDIYAREVLDSRGNPTVEVEVTLEDGAFANAIVPSGASTGVHEALEMRDGDAHRYLGKGVLKAVENVNDLIAPKLVGFDAFDQIALDEAMIDIDGTENKSKLGANAILGVSMAVARAAAISLGLPLYRYLGGVNSRYLPVPLMNVLNGGAHAQSKVDFQEFMLVPSGFETFREALRAGAETFHALKKVLKTKGYATGVGDEGGYAPDLSANEMAVELILEAIVSAGYKPGEQISIALDVAASEFYDENKKLYVLKGEGRELTSEKLIEIYHDWTHKYPIVSIEDGMAEDDWEGWKALTDDLGDEVQLVGDDIFVTNPERLDRGIEEGIANAILIKLNQIGTVTETLETIELAKLNGYACVISHRSGETEDTTIADLAVATNAGQIKTGSASRSERIAKYNQLLRIEEELADSAIYYGTQM